A region from the Sphingopyxis lindanitolerans genome encodes:
- a CDS encoding TetR/AcrR family transcriptional regulator — translation MSIARKRLSPEESRAAALEAARQILIESGPQAVTLKAVAARVDRTHANLLHHFGSAAGLQQALIGKMAAFITTTIRETIFRQRAGDQNPREVVDLAFDAFDTGGAGALASWMILSGNENALDPILKAIHDLVEELREDHSEDEAPIEDETMQLVLMALGDALFGGPLSRALGVPRSRAREIALESMLLRGIGRRD, via the coding sequence GTGTCAATAGCAAGGAAGCGGCTGAGTCCCGAGGAGAGCCGGGCAGCCGCGCTCGAAGCCGCCCGCCAGATCCTGATCGAAAGCGGCCCGCAAGCGGTGACGTTGAAAGCCGTCGCGGCGCGCGTCGACCGCACCCACGCGAATCTGCTCCACCATTTCGGGAGCGCCGCGGGGCTGCAACAGGCGCTGATCGGCAAGATGGCGGCGTTCATCACGACGACGATCCGCGAGACGATCTTTCGCCAGCGCGCGGGCGACCAGAATCCGCGCGAAGTCGTCGACCTGGCTTTCGACGCCTTCGACACCGGCGGCGCCGGGGCGCTGGCAAGCTGGATGATCCTGTCGGGCAATGAAAATGCGCTCGACCCGATATTGAAGGCGATCCACGACCTGGTCGAGGAACTGCGCGAGGATCATAGCGAGGACGAAGCGCCGATCGAGGACGAGACGATGCAACTTGTGCTGATGGCGCTCGGCGACGCGCTGTTCGGCGGCCCCTTGTCGCGCGCCCTTGGCGTCCCGCGCAGCCGCGCGCGCGAGATTGCGCTCGAATCGATGCTGCTGCGCGGAATCGGGCGGCGGGACTGA
- a CDS encoding metal-dependent hydrolase, which produces MSSLSRSPTPDDLSITPRDRRFGRDDRQGRWWLNGDPIASAFHTALSVTFPRGEAMFIEAVKAHRGGVSDKLAREIRAFTQQEVIHSREHVVFNKKATEAGYDLSELDADVSHVLDLIKTRPAIVNLMATIALEHYTAMMASVMLRDPKMYRGAEPEWGALWKWHAIEEIEHKGVAYDTWLHATKDWSRWRRWKAKSLMMLVVTSRFWPRRVKGMKVLLKQDGLTGWRVSARIWWYLLGSPGILRRSFVPWLAYFMPGFHPWNHDDRALIQKYESDYADALMPAHSSGPELAAT; this is translated from the coding sequence ATGTCCAGCCTTTCCCGCTCGCCGACCCCCGACGATCTGTCGATTACCCCGCGCGATCGGCGCTTTGGCCGCGACGACCGGCAGGGACGCTGGTGGCTGAATGGCGATCCGATCGCATCGGCCTTCCACACCGCGCTGTCGGTCACTTTCCCGCGCGGCGAGGCGATGTTCATCGAAGCGGTAAAGGCGCATCGCGGCGGCGTGTCCGACAAGCTCGCGAGGGAAATCCGCGCCTTTACCCAGCAGGAAGTGATCCACAGCCGCGAGCATGTCGTCTTCAACAAGAAGGCGACCGAGGCCGGATATGACCTGTCCGAACTCGACGCCGACGTCAGCCACGTCCTCGACCTCATCAAGACGCGCCCGGCGATCGTCAACCTGATGGCGACGATCGCGCTCGAACATTATACCGCGATGATGGCGTCGGTGATGCTGCGCGACCCGAAGATGTACCGGGGCGCCGAACCCGAATGGGGTGCTTTGTGGAAATGGCACGCGATCGAGGAAATCGAGCATAAGGGCGTCGCCTACGACACCTGGCTCCACGCGACGAAGGACTGGAGCCGCTGGCGGCGTTGGAAGGCCAAGTCGCTGATGATGCTGGTCGTCACCAGCCGCTTCTGGCCGCGCCGGGTCAAGGGGATGAAGGTGCTGCTCAAACAGGACGGGCTGACCGGCTGGCGCGTGTCGGCGCGCATCTGGTGGTATCTGCTCGGGTCGCCGGGCATCTTGCGCCGCAGCTTCGTGCCGTGGCTCGCCTATTTCATGCCGGGCTTTCACCCCTGGAACCACGACGACCGCGCGCTCATCCAGAAATATGAAAGCGATTATGCCGACGCGCTGATGCCCGCGCATTCGTCGGGCCCGGAATTGGCTGCGACCTAA
- a CDS encoding GNAT family N-acetyltransferase: protein MITSPPLIETDRLRLRPTRFSDKDVHIAMWADPRVTRFIGGEPRTPDVSWGKFLSSAGLWPVMGFGYWVFADRASDALVGMGGLSYFCRGIAELEDCPEAGWAFDADHWGAGYATEAMTAALGWADATLDAKEVRCIIDPGNTASERVAAKLGFRRIGDSDALGHVVAIYSRPKGG from the coding sequence ATGATCACCTCGCCCCCGCTCATCGAGACCGACCGCCTCCGCCTCCGCCCGACGCGCTTTTCGGACAAGGACGTCCATATCGCGATGTGGGCCGACCCGCGCGTCACCCGCTTCATCGGCGGCGAACCGCGCACCCCCGACGTCAGCTGGGGCAAGTTTCTGAGCTCGGCGGGGCTGTGGCCGGTGATGGGCTTTGGCTATTGGGTGTTCGCCGACCGGGCGAGCGACGCGCTGGTCGGCATGGGCGGGCTCAGCTATTTCTGCCGGGGTATCGCCGAGCTCGAGGATTGTCCCGAAGCGGGCTGGGCGTTCGACGCCGACCATTGGGGCGCGGGCTATGCGACCGAGGCGATGACCGCGGCGCTCGGCTGGGCCGACGCCACCCTCGACGCGAAGGAAGTGCGCTGCATCATCGACCCCGGCAATACCGCATCGGAGCGCGTGGCGGCGAAGCTCGGCTTTCGCCGCATCGGCGACAGCGACGCGCTGGGGCATGTGGTGGCGATCTATTCGCGGCCCAAGGGGGGATGA